One Gloeothece verrucosa PCC 7822 DNA window includes the following coding sequences:
- a CDS encoding phosphotransferase: protein MVFLLNSSNVFDYLSEQKLFNIAERNLAQVELIEAKNFNLLVTLPDGSKLLVKQERHQQDGKAIGEFLGEWQIQNLVNHFSQLESLRAFLPEILTFDLNHSILVFKYLDNYRDGSDFYLKEKIFPPHIPSAIGRFLGLLHRETFDHKVYQDFWAKNSVNSFNYRVTDLIEGLERIPPEIFSVVPADGLKFFALYQKYDSLGKSIAELGQAFTPSCLIHNDLKLNNILLHNNWESSSDKIVRFIDWERANWGDPAHDLGMMIASYLQLWLGSLVMNKSLSIEESLRLAIIPLEKLQPSIAALIKAYLTTFPNILQVRPDFLERVIQFTGLALIGQIQAMIQYQKTFGNSGIAMLQVAKKLLGSPSQSMGTIFGTSEIYSTAV, encoded by the coding sequence ATGGTATTTTTACTCAACTCATCTAATGTTTTTGACTATCTTTCTGAGCAAAAATTATTTAATATAGCAGAACGAAATTTGGCTCAAGTTGAGCTAATTGAAGCCAAGAATTTTAATTTATTGGTTACCCTTCCTGATGGATCTAAACTGTTGGTTAAGCAAGAACGTCATCAACAAGATGGCAAAGCCATAGGGGAATTTTTAGGAGAATGGCAGATTCAAAATTTGGTCAATCATTTTTCTCAATTAGAAAGTCTGCGGGCTTTTCTCCCAGAAATTTTAACGTTTGACTTAAATCATTCGATTTTAGTATTTAAATATTTAGATAATTATCGAGATGGGAGTGATTTTTATCTGAAGGAAAAGATTTTTCCGCCGCACATCCCTTCGGCAATAGGGAGATTTTTAGGGCTTCTTCATCGGGAGACTTTTGACCATAAAGTTTATCAAGATTTTTGGGCGAAAAATAGCGTTAATTCCTTCAATTATCGAGTCACTGATTTAATTGAGGGATTAGAAAGAATTCCCCCAGAAATTTTTAGTGTTGTCCCGGCAGATGGCTTAAAATTTTTTGCTCTGTATCAAAAATATGATAGTTTAGGAAAGTCTATCGCCGAATTGGGGCAAGCCTTTACTCCCTCTTGTCTTATTCACAATGACCTGAAGTTAAATAATATTTTGCTCCATAATAATTGGGAATCTTCTTCTGATAAAATTGTCCGATTTATTGATTGGGAAAGGGCTAATTGGGGCGATCCGGCTCATGATTTAGGGATGATGATTGCTAGTTATTTACAACTCTGGTTAGGGAGTTTAGTGATGAATAAATCTCTCAGTATTGAGGAATCTTTACGTCTGGCAATTATTCCTTTAGAAAAACTTCAGCCTTCTATAGCGGCATTAATTAAAGCTTATTTGACCACTTTTCCTAATATTTTACAAGTTCGTCCAGATTTTTTAGAACGAGTGATTCAATTTACAGGATTAGCGTTGATTGGGCAAATACAAGCGATGATTCAATATCAAAAAACTTTTGGTAATAGCGGCATTGCTATGTTACAGGTGGCGAAAAAGTTATTAGGCTCTCCGAGTCAGTCTATGGGGACAATTTTTGGAACTTCAGAAATTTATTCGACGGCTGTTTAA
- a CDS encoding T3SS effector HopA1 family protein, whose protein sequence is MLVIEKIINANLRDALADIVYQIEIKSDFSICHPLYKPLEIDEEARERFQKLPEPMQQKYLGLQLRGFLYGIYYNGSLKASLALDTDAQNLPQDLENNTVLGMDVAFYEQLDQSNKGSGYFDAGWQVLREETDGSLAVTKGGLRLHIQRDKHLQPEQKMAVVGDRVKIKLPKNRVQSGFYMAVGNEGFSRAEETQLPDATVRVYFNFSPDGAAAVMACVTEQLNERKIPFSFKVLYNPKDYQRHDSGVLYFDKQDYQTVREILAAIYQETQTYFKPEIPLFTLELAKGLGLAEEPAHRFSEQESFGTHRCQIIANGLLAAWYQSDNSPEGRMKAILEQFAGLGIDLERPYLNGGSEDVYL, encoded by the coding sequence ATGCTAGTAATAGAAAAAATAATTAATGCCAATTTAAGGGATGCTTTAGCGGATATTGTTTACCAGATTGAGATTAAATCAGATTTTTCCATTTGCCATCCCCTTTATAAACCCTTAGAAATTGATGAAGAAGCGAGGGAACGTTTCCAAAAACTGCCCGAACCCATGCAGCAAAAATATCTGGGTTTACAACTGCGGGGATTTCTCTATGGTATCTATTATAATGGTTCTCTGAAAGCATCATTAGCTCTGGATACAGACGCTCAAAATTTGCCCCAAGATTTAGAAAATAATACGGTTTTAGGAATGGATGTAGCTTTTTATGAACAGTTAGATCAAAGTAATAAAGGTTCGGGATATTTTGATGCTGGTTGGCAGGTTTTACGGGAAGAAACTGATGGTTCTTTGGCGGTTACTAAGGGAGGGTTGAGGCTTCATATTCAACGAGATAAACATCTTCAACCTGAGCAAAAAATGGCGGTTGTGGGGGATAGAGTTAAGATAAAACTGCCTAAAAATCGGGTGCAAAGCGGCTTTTATATGGCGGTGGGAAATGAGGGGTTTAGTCGTGCAGAGGAGACTCAGTTACCCGATGCGACAGTGCGAGTTTATTTTAATTTTAGTCCTGATGGTGCGGCGGCGGTGATGGCCTGTGTGACTGAGCAGTTAAATGAGAGAAAAATTCCTTTTAGTTTTAAGGTGTTGTATAACCCTAAAGATTATCAAAGACATGATTCTGGGGTGTTGTATTTTGATAAGCAGGATTATCAGACGGTTAGAGAAATTTTAGCGGCTATTTATCAGGAAACGCAAACTTATTTTAAACCGGAAATTCCGCTATTTACCTTAGAGTTAGCTAAGGGTTTAGGGTTAGCTGAAGAACCGGCCCATCGGTTTAGTGAGCAAGAGAGTTTTGGCACTCATCGCTGTCAGATTATTGCTAATGGGTTATTAGCGGCGTGGTATCAAAGCGATAATTCTCCCGAGGGACGAATGAAGGCAATTCTAGAGCAATTTGCTGGTTTAGGGATTGATTTAGAGCGTCCTTATTTAAATGGCGGTTCTGAGGATGTTTATTTATAA
- a CDS encoding phosphotransferase family protein: MSIKLSSNNVLFYLINLGLCHPEDLVSITIASHNTLLVSLRQGINLVVKQERYYYDDDDNPINFPLADELRFYQVLSSTLDLSYENIHFDLDNSIFVYQYPKNYINLKGCCQNPNNLSIFMAESVGHALALLHRQSLSSEACYRVMNEMNNGKLVYQFPYPIHLQDKLEPERFFTMPPDSYKLIHFFQMSESLNRTVKEVIAQVKYYCLTHNNLDFYNILITENKKNYFSQSEEKKQNLIKLINWEKCSWGDPAFDLGTIISKYLLLWLTSLIVHPDIKLETSLQLAITPLDKIQPSIVGLTKAYLNTWPEILNDYPEFLKRVVEFAGLALIYHIVEIIRAFRGFNNQSMCILQVAKNLLCSPEKSFKSVFGLTQAEFLSSFNFQ; this comes from the coding sequence ATGAGCATAAAATTAAGTTCTAATAATGTTTTATTTTATTTGATAAATCTTGGTCTGTGTCATCCTGAAGATTTAGTATCTATTACAATCGCAAGCCATAATACATTGTTGGTTAGTTTGCGACAAGGTATTAATCTTGTTGTTAAACAAGAACGTTATTATTATGATGATGATGACAATCCCATAAATTTCCCTCTTGCTGATGAGTTGAGATTTTATCAAGTTTTATCCTCTACTTTGGATTTATCTTATGAAAATATTCATTTTGATTTAGATAACTCAATCTTTGTTTATCAATATCCTAAAAATTATATTAACCTCAAAGGGTGTTGCCAAAACCCAAACAATTTATCTATCTTTATGGCTGAGTCAGTCGGTCATGCTTTAGCTTTACTGCATCGGCAGAGTTTATCATCTGAGGCTTGCTATAGAGTCATGAATGAAATGAACAATGGAAAGCTGGTTTATCAGTTTCCTTACCCGATTCATCTCCAAGATAAATTAGAACCAGAAAGATTCTTTACCATGCCTCCAGACTCATATAAATTAATTCATTTTTTTCAAATGTCTGAGAGCTTAAACCGAACAGTAAAAGAAGTGATTGCTCAGGTAAAATATTACTGTTTAACCCATAATAATTTAGATTTTTATAATATATTAATTACCGAAAATAAGAAAAATTATTTTTCTCAATCAGAGGAAAAAAAACAAAATTTAATTAAATTGATTAATTGGGAAAAATGTAGTTGGGGAGATCCGGCTTTTGATTTAGGAACAATAATTTCTAAATATTTACTTTTATGGTTAACGAGCTTAATTGTTCATCCTGATATCAAATTAGAGACATCCCTCCAACTCGCTATAACTCCGTTAGATAAAATACAACCTTCAATCGTTGGACTCACTAAAGCTTACCTGAACACTTGGCCGGAAATTTTAAATGATTACCCTGAATTTCTCAAGCGAGTTGTTGAGTTTGCTGGTTTGGCTTTGATTTACCATATTGTAGAGATAATTAGAGCCTTTCGGGGATTTAATAATCAAAGTATGTGTATTCTTCAGGTTGCTAAAAACTTACTTTGTTCCCCAGAAAAA